Proteins found in one Megachile rotundata isolate GNS110a chromosome 14, iyMegRotu1, whole genome shotgun sequence genomic segment:
- the LOC100883459 gene encoding MFS-type transporter SLC18B1 isoform X2, which yields MVAQFTKRQWLTLIVISIADFANAICVSLQAPFYPQELHRIGPKLLFNGGILTTGTCAIFFGLLDKVNGHYPFIVLSFVIRIVEAMGNAAFLTASFAIIAKEFPDNVATTFASLETFFGLGLIVGPTVGGALYQVGGYTTPFVVLGSALFTTAVMTIFILPVHPNNNEETQNTGGVTKALKIPGVLIATASIIATSMSIGFLQATLEPHLRQFDLSPVILGLMFVINGGTYAITAPAWGWLCDKYSHPKVATVAGCILVVVGFCLVGPAPFIPCQTTIWMTICGLVVHGLGMAAQLVASFTDALRTSIAYGFPNNLETYGLVSGLWTSTFALGAFIGPSVAGILLDNTGFRNGTMFIVMLHLIVGVIAAVFLSSCTRKRKPYTEVSANEDLRVPLTGSSESRSGSMRYGSRGQGVPIDRPSGMNSLIACNSYSNRAGAWSRASYSGRYSHSYGSIEAKRYLEMTT from the exons ATGGTGGCTCAATTCACTAAGAGACAATGGCTGACGCTGATCGTCATCAGTATTGCGGACTTTGCGAACGCTATTTGCGTTTCTCTTCAGGCGCCCTTTTATCCGCAAGAG TTACACCGGATTGGACCAAAACTCTTGTTCAACGGAGGAATCCTAACGACAGGAACTTGCGCTATCTTCTTCGGTCTGCTGGATAAGGTGAACGGTCATTATCCCTTCATAGTCCTTTCGTTCGTGATTAGGATCGTCGAGGCAATGGGAAACGCAGCTTTTCTTACGGCCAGTTTCGCCATTATCGCCAAAGAGTTTCCGGATAATGTTGCCACGACTTTTGCTAGCCTCGAAACGTTCTTTGGGTTGGGACTCATTGTGGGACCGACTGTAGGTGGCGCGCTCTATCAG GTTGGAGGATACACGACGCCATTTGTTGTTCTGGGATCCGCGCTGTTCACGACTGCAGTTATGACTATTTTTATTTTGCCTGTTCATCCGAATAACAATGAAGAGACTCAGAATACAGGAG GAGTGACTAAAGCCTTAAAAATCCCCGGTGTGCTAATTGCCACAGCATCGATAATCGCGACCAGTATGAGCATAGGATTTTTGCAAGCAACATTAGAACCACATTTAAGGCAATTTGACCTGAGCCCCGTTATTTTGGGCCTAATGTTCGTCATTAATGGCGGTACTTACGCTATTACTGCCCCAGCATGGGGTTGGCTTTGCGACAAATACTCTCATCCTAAG gtAGCTACAGTAGCTGGTTGTATATTAGTTGTGGTAGGGTTCTGTCTAGTAGGACCAGCGCCATTTATACCATGTCAAACCACAATATGGATGACAATTTGTGGACTCGTGGTGCATGGTTTGGGCATGGCTGCCCAGCTGGTTGCCAGCTTCACGGATGCCCTCAGAACATCCAT AGCCTATGGCTTTCCAAACAATCTTGAGACCTATGGTTTGGTCAGTGGATTGTGGACGAGTACGTTTGCCCTGGGTGCTTTTATTGGACCTAGTGTGGCAGGCATTCTTTTGGACAATACTGGTTTCAGGAATGGTACTATGTTCATCGTGATGCTCCATTTAATAGTG GGAGTAATAGCCGCGGTGTTCCTGAGCAGTTGCACACGAAAACGAAAACCGTACACGGAGGTTAGTGCCAACGAGGACCTGAGGGTACCTCTGACGGGTAGCAGCGAATCGAGGAGCGGCAGCATGCGATATGGCAGTCGTGGTCAGGGTGTACCTATCGACAGGCCCAGCGGCATGAATTCCCTGATCGCGTGCAATAGTTATTCGAACAGGGCTGGTGCTTGGTCCAGGGCCTCTTATAGTGGTCGATATTCCCACAGTTATGGCTCCATCGAGGCTAAGAGGTACCTGGAAATGACCACGTGA
- the LOC100883459 gene encoding MFS-type transporter SLC18B1 isoform X1, with the protein MVAQFTKRQWLTLIVISIADFANAICVSLQAPFYPQEAEKKGASPSEYGLVFGVFELIVFIVSPLYGRYLHRIGPKLLFNGGILTTGTCAIFFGLLDKVNGHYPFIVLSFVIRIVEAMGNAAFLTASFAIIAKEFPDNVATTFASLETFFGLGLIVGPTVGGALYQVGGYTTPFVVLGSALFTTAVMTIFILPVHPNNNEETQNTGGVTKALKIPGVLIATASIIATSMSIGFLQATLEPHLRQFDLSPVILGLMFVINGGTYAITAPAWGWLCDKYSHPKVATVAGCILVVVGFCLVGPAPFIPCQTTIWMTICGLVVHGLGMAAQLVASFTDALRTSIAYGFPNNLETYGLVSGLWTSTFALGAFIGPSVAGILLDNTGFRNGTMFIVMLHLIVGVIAAVFLSSCTRKRKPYTEVSANEDLRVPLTGSSESRSGSMRYGSRGQGVPIDRPSGMNSLIACNSYSNRAGAWSRASYSGRYSHSYGSIEAKRYLEMTT; encoded by the exons ATGGTGGCTCAATTCACTAAGAGACAATGGCTGACGCTGATCGTCATCAGTATTGCGGACTTTGCGAACGCTATTTGCGTTTCTCTTCAGGCGCCCTTTTATCCGCAAGAG GCTGAGAAGAAGGGTGCGTCGCCGTCCGAGTATGGATTGGTTTTTGGAGTGTTCGAGTTGATTGTCTTCATTGTCAGTCCTCTTTATGGACGATAC TTACACCGGATTGGACCAAAACTCTTGTTCAACGGAGGAATCCTAACGACAGGAACTTGCGCTATCTTCTTCGGTCTGCTGGATAAGGTGAACGGTCATTATCCCTTCATAGTCCTTTCGTTCGTGATTAGGATCGTCGAGGCAATGGGAAACGCAGCTTTTCTTACGGCCAGTTTCGCCATTATCGCCAAAGAGTTTCCGGATAATGTTGCCACGACTTTTGCTAGCCTCGAAACGTTCTTTGGGTTGGGACTCATTGTGGGACCGACTGTAGGTGGCGCGCTCTATCAG GTTGGAGGATACACGACGCCATTTGTTGTTCTGGGATCCGCGCTGTTCACGACTGCAGTTATGACTATTTTTATTTTGCCTGTTCATCCGAATAACAATGAAGAGACTCAGAATACAGGAG GAGTGACTAAAGCCTTAAAAATCCCCGGTGTGCTAATTGCCACAGCATCGATAATCGCGACCAGTATGAGCATAGGATTTTTGCAAGCAACATTAGAACCACATTTAAGGCAATTTGACCTGAGCCCCGTTATTTTGGGCCTAATGTTCGTCATTAATGGCGGTACTTACGCTATTACTGCCCCAGCATGGGGTTGGCTTTGCGACAAATACTCTCATCCTAAG gtAGCTACAGTAGCTGGTTGTATATTAGTTGTGGTAGGGTTCTGTCTAGTAGGACCAGCGCCATTTATACCATGTCAAACCACAATATGGATGACAATTTGTGGACTCGTGGTGCATGGTTTGGGCATGGCTGCCCAGCTGGTTGCCAGCTTCACGGATGCCCTCAGAACATCCAT AGCCTATGGCTTTCCAAACAATCTTGAGACCTATGGTTTGGTCAGTGGATTGTGGACGAGTACGTTTGCCCTGGGTGCTTTTATTGGACCTAGTGTGGCAGGCATTCTTTTGGACAATACTGGTTTCAGGAATGGTACTATGTTCATCGTGATGCTCCATTTAATAGTG GGAGTAATAGCCGCGGTGTTCCTGAGCAGTTGCACACGAAAACGAAAACCGTACACGGAGGTTAGTGCCAACGAGGACCTGAGGGTACCTCTGACGGGTAGCAGCGAATCGAGGAGCGGCAGCATGCGATATGGCAGTCGTGGTCAGGGTGTACCTATCGACAGGCCCAGCGGCATGAATTCCCTGATCGCGTGCAATAGTTATTCGAACAGGGCTGGTGCTTGGTCCAGGGCCTCTTATAGTGGTCGATATTCCCACAGTTATGGCTCCATCGAGGCTAAGAGGTACCTGGAAATGACCACGTGA